A single Cellulosilyticum sp. I15G10I2 DNA region contains:
- a CDS encoding type II toxin-antitoxin system PemK/MazF family toxin: MQVKRGDIFYADLSPVIGSEQGGIRPVLVVQNDIGNKFSPTVICAAITSKINKAKLPTHVEINAAEYELVKNSVILLEQIRTIDKKRLKEKICHLDDQLMEQVDKSIKISFAINT; this comes from the coding sequence GTGCAAGTAAAACGTGGAGATATATTTTATGCAGATTTAAGTCCTGTAATAGGTTCAGAACAAGGGGGTATTAGACCTGTTCTTGTAGTACAAAATGATATTGGCAATAAATTTAGTCCAACAGTAATATGTGCGGCTATCACTTCAAAGATTAATAAAGCAAAGCTCCCTACACATGTTGAGATTAATGCAGCAGAATATGAGCTTGTTAAAAATTCTGTAATACTCCTTGAGCAAATTAGAACGATCGATAAAAAAAGACTCAAAGAAAAAATTTGTCATTTAGATGATCAGCTTATGGAACAAGTAGATAAGAGTATTAAAATTAGTTTTGCAATCAATACATAA